The Melanotaenia boesemani isolate fMelBoe1 chromosome 3, fMelBoe1.pri, whole genome shotgun sequence genome contains the following window.
TTTGCGGagcaataaaatagaaaatgcaGTGTTTAGTCCGGATGTCTGGAGAGGAGTTTCACCAAAGCCGCCCGATTCAGGACGACTTCTTCAAGCACACAGAGCCAGCTCTATTGTAGGATCTGCTGCTTCTAATCACCTCTTGCAGCAGAAATAACACATTGTGTTTTAAATCTGTGGTTTCCAACCAAAGATCCTGGGGGGCCCgaggctttgactgttcagagccagtgttAATAAAACTAGTGGAGGTGTATCCAAgtaagttttttattatttggatgGTTGTCTACGTAGAACTGGCACCAGGTCCCAAAGTGAATGAATAGCGGTCATGAAAACCTGCTTTACAAGAAGATTTTAAAACGTACATCCAGAACCTCCTTATTAGACCAGAGGCTGTGCATCCAGCCAGCTCTGGTCCATGTCctgtgtggtttagtgaggatagggAGCTGGTGGAGCCACAGTAGTGGAAAAGTTCATGTCTATCCTGGTAACCTGGATGTTCCCTGCAACATTTCAGtaatgaaacatgtctgagaaactCAACACAGAAGATGATTTGTCCAtaataaaaagtctttaaatttCGAGGGCAGGGAAGGGCTCAAGCGGAATGTATCATTAATGGGAAGAAGCTAGCTAAAAAGCATTAAACCaggcatggtttcagcacaagCCGGGGGTCCGCGGCTTCTTGGTAGTTACATAAAGGGGGGAAAAATAGgttgttttaatgaaataatcTCTGTCTCCATAATTGTGAATATTTGATGCAACAGAGAGATTGTAATAATCTCATTGAAGAGACTGTTTATGAAATTTAAACATGAACTCCTGAAGACTTCCTGGACTGTCCAGTCAAGTGGGAAAGGCaaatattttcagctttttatcaGGATTTTTCTGGTTGGTGTAAAAACGACTGAACACTGTTACTCCAACAGATCCATAAAGTCATTAATGTTGCGTATGAAAAGGAATTAAATGTTCCCAAGACATTAGACGGTGAGCAGGCTGAGCAACGCTGACTGGAATGGCTGCAGTCCCAGCAGTAGCCGTCATCCTCTTACCTCTTACCGTCCATCTGCCCCGCACGGCGGGCACCGTATTCTCATATGCCAGCTCTGAGCTGGGGTAGCAGGGCCCATGCCAGGCCAGGGAGATTCAGGACATGACTTCCCCCTGTCAGGAAGGAGAACCACTGTGGCCCATATGGCCCAGGTTTGGCAGATTTTGTAAGGAGGAGAAAGGGAGGCAGGCTGGTACCAAGGCTTACCACTGTGGAGCATTAGAAGCACTGAGCGGGCCCCTGAAATCTGTCCTGGAATGTTCTTGAGGCCTGCTGTTACATCACTCCTACACACTCAGATTATGGTTTTTCTGTGCACAAGTTGATTTTCTTCTGAACTTTTTCAAAGGATGCATTGCCTTGAAACTCTATAGCCATTTTTACAAAGACTCATCATTTCtggctctttttctttttagtttagaGAACTTTCCGCTGTTTTACTGTATCAGAATTCACAGCCTGACTAAAATAACCACCACATGCTGCATCTGTAAGCTATCTGTCAAGAAGCTGACCTCTGttactcattttaaaaaaagaagaataattcCACATACAGTCAAAAACTCTGATTTGACAAGGATTTAGAAACGCAATCTTAAATCCAATTTGTCTGGCACCCGTTGCCTCGTATCACCCAGGGGCTCATTAAGAAGATGTATCAGCACATTTTATGTCCCATCAATAAAGTGCAACTTTGATTTTTTGGCtggtgttttgtgttgtttctggCTGTTTGTAGAGCACATCTTGGTTACTGGTTTCTCTGTTAAGGGAGCTTGGGAGCTCCTTGCAGCACATAAACTCCACCGCAAGGATCACAAGGAGGTCTTGTCTGGAGCCCAGTTTTGGTTTTTGCAGGGGAGGTGAGCCTGGCGTAGGGAGGGGAGGAGGGTACGGACTGTTGTGCCATTATGTGCCCGCTGACTGCTTAGGCCAAGGTTCAGGAGGATTTAgggagatttgttttttttcttgttagaCGTCTTGCATTAGGAAATTAATGTTTAGATCCTGCAGCAGTTTCCTCAGGAGTCCTCGTGCTGCAGAGCAGAGAATAGCTACACACACAGTTCGTATCTGCTGCCTCTCCTTTGTATCCTCTAACTCTACCTTCGTTCACCTCTTTGTCCCCCTGCAGACGGGAACCCTAGAGCTTCAGGCTCAGCTGGAGAGCAGGAAGAAAGGCATGGTGGACGGACGGACTGCTTCGCTGGGTCCTCACCGCCCTGCCAACCATGACAACAGAGAGGGAGGTGACggggcaggaggaagaggaggaggatctgcCTACCAGCTCTCCTACGCCACCCTACGACAGCCCCCTCCTCCTGACATGGGCATGGAGGACTGGGCTAGCAAACACCTCAACATGCACACGCAAGGACTGTTCCGGCGCCGTGTCTCCATCGCCAACATGCTGTCCTGGAACCGCGGATCCATCAAAAAGcccatgctggtcaccagcaaCCGCGCCGTCAGAAAGGAGGCCTGCGAGATGTTCAAGCTGGTGCAGGCCTACATGGGAGACCGGCCTTCGCGGCTCGACCGCCGCCACTGCGCCCTGCTCATCGTCACCAAGTGCTGGGACATGCCAGGGCTGCGGGACGAGCTGTACGTGCAGCTGGTGAGGCAGACCACCGGGAATGCCAGCCCCAGAAGCTTGGCGGCAGGTTGGGAGCTGATGGCTGTCAGCTTGGCCTTCTTTGCTCCCTCACCCAAGTTTCGCTGCTACTTGGAGGGCTACATCCAGAGACATACAGAAACCACCAGCGACAAGAAATGTGAGTCTCAGACTGAGCTACAGGGTGGGTCACCTTTCTTCCTTCTGCACCTCCCTCGTCttattatgtgtgtttatgttggcAGGACACTTAcgaattatattttctttttccttgttcAATCTTCCTGTGGAAATGTGCTTTAATTCTATTATTCTATAATTTGGTTAATAATAGTCGAATAATGTGACTACTGGTCCCGTTTGGCCAGCAGAAATTTGACCTTTTGTTACCTTCTGTGTTTCATAGTGACACAGTTCATATTGGAACAGCAGGAGCTAAAACTGAAGAAGAATTCAAAGTCCAGAAAGAAGCGAAAACAGaacacagaggaggaagaaggtaCATGTTTTACTCATTTGAGAATTACCCGAAACGTGATGGATCCTCAGCATGTGTAAGATTATCTGCTGGACAGAGCTTAGAGTAGTTCAGGAAGGGAGTCCCACATATGTTTTTCTACTCGCTTCACGACTTGTCAGTGATCTCCAAGCGGTGCAAATGGAGCACAATGCTCCCTGTAGAGTGACCACAGTGAGTGGGATGGAAAATTCAGACCTGCACAGTCTGTGGATGTGTTTCCACACACAAAGAGTGGGTTTCTCTGAGAGTTGAGCAGGAAAAATGTAGGATGAGAATCTCAGAAGGTTCTGTTATGCACAATGGGCCACACTGTGAATCACACTAGCAGCTCCTCTTGTGTGTCAGACCGCCATTAATGGAATAGCTGTTTATCACGTGCTTCATTTGACCAGACCACACTgccactgatgatgatgatgatgatgatgtcaccGGGGAGGAACCCTCTCGTCCCACAGTAGTCACCACAGCCGTGGCCTCATGCATTGTTCTTTCGTGACTCAGGATTGGTGCTTTAGGGAGAAAAAAGCTTCAGCTGACTGAGAGGTCAAAGGGAAAACCTTCTGAGCAGCTCAGAGATGACgacgaagaagaaaaacagtttaatgGCGGCTGTGCTTTTCTTTCTCATTAACCTTAATTTTTCcaggtaaatatttcagaacCAATATTCATTCACAAACATGGCCTGACCAACAGGGCCCAgtagacataaaaacaaaatacagaaacacaaacaaacccagtaaaaacaCAGATCCTCTTAAAACAAGCATGTACAAATCAATgaatataaaagaagaaaatgtatcAAAGTATTAACAGGATAGAAGAGaagaaatataaattatatatattccCTGCAGTACTGTCAGCGACACATGTTCCTTTATATAAGGGAACATGTGTCTATActacatgtatatatgtatgcaagTGTGATTGGGGATGATCAACGAGCAATAATCAGTAATCTGTTGCAGTTTTGAACGTGGTGAAAGAAGTCAGAGTTGGTACTTTGAGGGTACTTTGTAAATTATTCCAGTTGCTGACAGAAGGGCAGTAGGATTTACGGCCAAACAGTCAAGGTGTTGGATATATTCACATGATCTagttcagtggttcccaaaacGGGGGATGGAGTTATCCCGGGGAGGCACAGCTAGGCTAAATAAAACCTattgtttttgcactgctagcaaaacatggacaaattttgAACATACCAATGGGCAAACGATGATGAGTCAACAGCAGAGATTTCAgctaccaaaacaaaaaagaaaaaaatatgatgagGCACATCTTGACCCAGGCATGGCCAGGTAATGGTcagtggtgggtaatgaagCGATACCACAATGTAGTATGTctgaaaatatcagcatctgacgCATATGAAGCCacgtctcatcctgaacacaaggACAAGCTTTAGGatgactttaaaaataaaatactcacCTGTCGTGTAAAGCAGAGTTTCACTGAAGCAGCATCCGCCTCTTTGGaagctcaactcacctgaagtagtttCCTGATTTAAAAGGCAGAGGGATTGATTGAATCGACAACAATAATCAGCATTATTGTTGATGAGAAGGGGCCCTGTAGGAAGGTCTGGGAGCCGCTGACCTAGCTGGCATGTACTGCCGGTGAGGCGAGAGATGTCGGGTTGTTTTCTAGAAAAGGTGAAGCCGGTGATGGAGTGAAGAGTGTCTGGTTTACTGAGAGCAGGGTGTGATGATGTCACCGCGGACCAGAACTGGTAGCATTGTCATCTTGACGAGAGTGTGTTTGGCAGAGTGAGTAAATGAAGCTTTATTGCGGAAAAGAAAAGCTAATCTCGCTTTAACTTTTGTCTGATGGCCGTTGATGTGTGTGGAATGATTAATCCaaccagaggaggagcaggaagaTGTACTTTTACTTTGTTTGACCTGAACAACAGGCAGGAGTGGGAGTTGCACATGCAAACTACTTCCTCTAGTCAGGCCGGGCCTGGTTGGGGTTTAAAAGCTCTGGATGTGGTGTCTGTTGTTATCAGCCATCTGAAAAACAGCTAGGATGAGACAGAGTCTGTCTCTTTACATCATCCCTTAATagctctgtgtttttgttgttaagtTTAGCTTCAGCCGCTGTGTAGACAGGTGTCATGCCGTTGTCAGCCTGCTGCGGTACACTCAAGCTCCTAATGAGCTCGTATTTCACCCAGGCTGGGGTTGCTTGCTTGTTCTGTTTCATGGCTTCAAAAGTGATGTAAATATAAACCTGCAAGAGACCTCAAACCCTATTTCTCACTAGCTTAGAGGCTCTGCTCTCATGTTTGTCTCCCAGTATGTGTTCAGCTTCTCCGCTGGGAGCTTTGGGAAGAAAAacggggaaaaaaaagctgacgTTGCCAAGATCAAGGGCAAATTATTGGTATGATGTGTCTAATTAGATATAATTATAGTCAGACACGGTCAGATTAGCAGCAGTTGCTAGCTTGTATAGGAGTCACCTGTTTGCTATAAATCTGAGAGCTTTCTCTGCGGGAACGTACGAGAAAGTGTTAAGTTTCTGTGTTTGGCTCGAGTCCTTGATACAGTGAATTTTCTAGGAACAGGAATAGACCCCACAAGAGCGCAGTGTTTGGCTCAGGTTACCACAGCACTGAAAGATGGGAGTGATTTCAgtgttggtgtttttcttttgagtgCTAGGAATGAGGAACATATCTGGGAACAGATTTTTGGGGACAGAACAGGTTCTTCTTGAGGTACATTCAGTCCCAGAAACTGCACTTTTTCTACTGTATTTCGCTTCTCAAGTAGCACTCGGCCTTGCAGTCGCTGCTTGCTGCAGGTAACAGGAAGCTGCTTTGCTTCTTATGCTCTCCGGAGGCCTTTAAGTCTGTATGTGCAGATGAATCACCTGAACGCTGGATGTGCGGGTTGGATCCTGTCTCTGCAGCTTTTGTTTAGCAGCATTAAATCTTCCCTCAGCCTGACAGTTTAGCTGCGTATGCTCTAATCCCCATACGCCGGAGCCACACCGTCAACATGTCTCTAGTTTCCAGTGCCTGCCTCTCATTTGACATCTGTGGGAAATGAAAACACTGCTGGTCCTGTGCATGGGAAAGaatttaaatcatttattattttgtgtgttaGTAACGACTGATGCTTAAGGGTTTTACTTGGAGTCTTTGAGGATATTTAACACAGttgtggttttctttgttcCTCGGCCTCGAGTTAACTTTTCTTTGCTCTTCCAGGTCTTCCTATCAGCACATATGCCAAGTTCTGCCATCGGAAGCTGCTGAAGGTGGCAATCACTGGAGGTAAAAAGGTAAGAAagagacaagaaaaacattacattttcccatcaaatcaaactttatttatatagcacatttcagaCAAAAGTAGCTTAAAGtgcttaaaacaaagcaacCAGGTGCTGGTTGCTTTGAGCATAACAGGGTGCATAAAATAGGACAGATCAGTTTAAAAGTTGATGTTCTCATCTGAGTCACCCAGGATACCGTCACACAGAGAGGGAGACATAATTGCAGGTGTGCAGAGACAGTCACAggtgcagacagaaacacagaccCTGTCATAGTAGCGCCGCTGCAGGCAGAATCTCTAAAACACGGACTGTAAATCTTCCTTTGCTTACCTGTCCCCCCCCTCCAGGGTCTTCGTAAGCCCACCTTGGAGGAGATCGACCACAGCAGACGAGCCATCATTACCCCCTCCCTTTTTGGCAGTTCTCTGGAGGAAGTGATGGAAAGGCAGAGCGAGCTCTTCCCAGACAGGAAGCTACCCTGGGTGCAGGTTCAGCTCTCCCAGTATGTTCTGGCTCTGGGTGGGGCTCAGACTGAGGGCATCTTCAGGTAAGTTAGACCCAGCTCGGATAATAACATGCCTCCACTTGAGCAGCGTGACAGCAAATTAGAAGGAGCTCTTATGAAGTACATGGACATTATTGTATGTAGTGTGTATAAACAAATGTGTGTGGTCTCCTTTATTTCTTAGTAAGCTCCCCTGTGTACAGAACACAAAACAGCCTGAGAgcttgtttaatttgatacttGATGATATGTGTTTACATTGCTGCTTAATCTTACAAGCACGTGGGAGTCTTTCAGCCGTGTTTGAGCAGCAGATTTAATCTGTAGCATCTCCGATTGTTTAGAAAGCCGTTCCTTTTCATCAAACATACTGTATACAGATCTCCCTGTGAAACCCCTCGACTGCACCGGGACTTTCCTGGaatgtttagttgtgttttgcTTATTCTGGTTTTATGTGAAGTAGAAGTCCTGCAAGCGGAACAGGCAACTTTCAGCCACATTTAGTCATGTGGGATAGAAGTTGGGCTCCCTCTTGTGACCAGTGAGTGTAACTGTGGTGTTTTCTATCATCCTCAGAGTACCTGGAGACATCGATGAAGTGAATGCATTAAAGCTCCAAGTCGACCAGTGGAGGATTCCAGAGAATCTGTCTGATCCCAATGTTCCTGGTGAGAAAGGGTTTTTATAGTTAggaatatttgttgttttctcttttttgttgttgttaatgcAGTATAAACTTTATGGGTGAGCTTAATTTGACATTCTCTAAACTTTTAGAGTGCATATGTACAGCTTTTCAGTGTTTAAAGACGCATTACATAAATTTCCGAACTTAAAACTCAAAGCTctggacttgtttgatggcacagtgacaacttttatgtgcatttctgaagagctgaattgaagctcgttgggcTGTTCCCACCGTCATCATCTTGGTTGCATCACGAGGGTCgtcattcccagaaaatccaaaaatgggcaaagaggtggagctgagagggggacagtgaaggtgggggtggatgattggcACCCATCAAATTCCGAGCctcctgtagctaagagctaaccgagctaacccggagctagtggtagctaactagctaatggaggtaggcgggctaaagctaaggcgtaCTGTTAGCCTGCTAAAACCcgcgtttgtgctgcactctcccgtcattccgcggatattggatacatgtcaatcaaaagaacACGACcttaattatgccgaatttcaagaataaataacatccacacggatgagttagaaaaaaattcaccacCCTCACAGTTGTCACGAAGGTAAAGTTGACCTGTTAATCCTAAAAttgatttttgtaccaggctttaaacatgtttatttctgccgtgaagttggtctttttaacatgggagtctatggggatttactctgttttggagcccctagtggacgaggggggaactgcaatttttcaCTTCCGCATAGGGTTCACATTTTATTGCCAGCGGTTGCCGCTTGGTATCAACCCTAAAGAAAAGAAGCGTCTGAGCCATGAATGGAGCAccaaatgttctggttcaatgacaGCTTGTATCTAAACCGTCCTCTTCGTCAGACTGAGATCCCacctaacacatgacaagttattttatgttgtggtttaCTCACCACTGCTGGTAGactttgtgtaaataaatgttttaaaaagaaggaaTTACCATGATTCTACTTAAATACCGTACATTTCTGATATTAGCATAGCATTTCCAGAGTAtaatttttatctgtgttttaaaatgttttctccaCATTCAGCCTCGCTGATGAAGCTATGGTACCGTGAGCTGGAGGAGCCCCTCATCCCCATGAACTTCTACAAGCAGTGTGTCTGTAACTGTGACGATCCGGTGGCGGCCATCGCTGTGGTGCAGTCGCTACCGGAGCTCAACAGGCTGGTTCTCTGCTACTTCATCCACTTCCTGCAGGTAACCGTCACTAATCAATGaagctgggttaaaaaaatccattaattGATTCTTGtcaattcaaatttaattaatccaaTACTGATTCATAAAacgcagattttttttttttcccattttttgtacatttaccTGTAACTTATTTAGCTGCTTATAACCACTCACactagcagctaacgctaagaccattGACTGCGCCTTGTTCAACAAACActgaatgttttgaaaataacaggaagtgacatcaccacGGACTGGTAAATATAGATGAGTCTTTCTAATATTTTCAGGTATTTCAGAAGTTCATGTAGACgcatcagattattacagtaatctgattagtCCCAGTTATCTGATTATGATGCTCATGTAATCTGAGAatatctttaatattcaagaaaatatacataaatatctgtaaatgaatcCAAATGAATCTCTTCATGAAGTTAGTGGTGACACCCACTcctactaataaataaaaactcccTCAAACTTCAGCTATTTAAGCAGACAACTGAACTCATGCATGCCTTACTCCAGGTCAAAGGTCAGTCTGTCCCCTGCTTCAGCCTCTCCTCTTCTTACCCTCCTGACTTTCTCCAGGTTTTCGCCCAGCCCTCCAACGTTGCCATAACCAAGATGGATGTGAACAACCTGGCCATGGTGATGGCTCCCAACTGTCTCCGATGCCAGTCCGACGATCCGCGGATCATCTTCGAGAATACGCGCAAGGAGATGTCCTTCCTGAGAATGCTCATCGTTCACCTGGACACCAGTTTCATCGAGGGGGTGGTGTAGACTCGGCACAGATGGGCTACACATTTACAGACATGCATAAACACTGTCTCTGTTTAAGCCACACTGGAAACCGCTGGAGGTCAGAAGTTTGACCTCCTACAACACAGAGTGTGAAAATAGCTTGGACTTTGCCACCCTGTACTCTCCTACTTCCTGAGAAAAAAGACAGTTTCACCTTagatttcagatgtttttttgtacTAAAATCCACAGTGACAAGCGGTTCTAACCACTGCATGTAAAAACAGGTTAACCCTTTATTTTTTACGTAGGGGGTGTTACCACACTTATATTTGACAGCTGGGTTGTGCAAGGGGAGAGACGAGCAGAATTTAAGAACTATTTActtgacaaagaaagaaaaactataaaCTTCATCAGTGttgaaacttttctttttttctgatcttTCTGATTACATTCAAgtgtgtttgggtgtgtgtgaCTGAACAAAAGACAGCCTTTTATCATGTACAGAAATCTGAAACtataaaagaaatgttgtaATTGTCTTTATTAATAAGCTTGCCTGTGTTGTTTTGAATAATTGTATTAATAGCTGTATTTCATTTTATGAGACCTGAAGAATTATGGagttttttatttcaaagcacAAGCTGGGGAAGGGTCCGAGCCCGAGGCTCTTTCTAAATACGATGGGAATTTTTATGAGGACATAAACATGGAAATATTTTGATTTCTCCAAATGGAAAGACTGCTTCTGGTTTTAAGCTGTAGTGACTGTGAGAGGCTGCTTATTCAGCCGATGATGCTCCGTCTCTGCGAAGTTTTTCAGTTGAAATTTTCTGTGTGTgagctgtgtgtttctgtttggtgGCTCAGGTCTTCTGGTAAAACGGGTGCTGGACGTTGTAACTGTACATGGCCTCTGTCATAGACTGAAAATACAGAGTATTATCCAACTGTCAATCACTATGAGACTGTAAATGGAGCTTTTTGTGTCCCCTCTCAGGCTTTGCTGATGTAAATAAAttctgtgtgtaaaatattacTAACTTTTCTTGAGTCTATTCTAATGATCCAGGTTAGGGGGGTTGGGTTTTTTCTCTATTGTAATTAACTGTTTTTCTGCTGTAACCGCTTGCCTTTTGAACATAGGAATGATCCAAACCACTTTCCATGTgcgtctctgtgtgtgtgtgtgtgtgtgtgttagcgtACCATCCTGTCATTAAATGGAACGGCTGTCCATAAATAAAGGtttgtttaattattctttGTTTCATGGTTATTGTGGTcactgttttgtatttattgtgaTGTCATCTAAATAGAAaattgggggtggggggtggtaAAGAGGATGAACACCTGCTTGATAACTAAGTACTTAAAGCATCACTGtcataaaaaatgttcattttcagtctgaaaTTGGAAGGTGCAGGCTTTTGGAGACGGTTTAGGTCCCTGGACCTTGGTCAATAATGATGTGAAACcaccaaataaaatagattGCGGTTGATTTTTAGTTTAATCTGCACAGAAGCATTAGTAAATTCATACCCCGCCTTAAAAAGGTGTAGCGTGCAACAAAATCACAGATCAATGAAAGAAATCAGtcaaactgtgtttctattggtttctaattacttaaaaaacgtgttttattctcttagaataaaacatttgtatCTACTGCTTTTGGAGTCCCAGTAAAGGGAACAgttgtaaaatgtgtaaatatctaCTTGTAATACTGGTGACGAATAAATGACGATGGCacgtaaaagaaaaataaataacactttcaggATGACAACATGCCTTTTGAATGAGGCACCTGTAGCTCCAAGCCTTTATATAATTGCAGTACAGAATGTAAAAAGGATCTCTGATAGAGAGGCAGAGCTAAATTAGAAAGGTTTTAGGTCAGTTTAGGATAATTCATGCGAGGTCTCccaaatggccattttggtgcAAATGCAAGGTAACTAAATATTGCTTAGTAAGGGAGTGATTAGTGCTCCAATGTGTATATTGGAGCTGATCGGACTGATCCCTGAGGACGACTATGTGGACTACAGAGGACTGACATggaactttgtggactggtgtcagCAAAACCACCTCCTGATCAATGCAGGAAAAACCAAGGAGACGGTGGTGGACTTTCAGACACCGGTCTGTTGTCCCCTCACCGCTGAACATCCAGGGAACGGACACTGACTCTTATAGACACCTGGGTGTTCactaaacaataaactggactggactcacaccatggacatgctgtacaggaAGGGTCAGAGCAGGTCTATTTTCTAAGGAGACAGTGGTCTTTGGTGGGAAGGGGGACTCCTGAGGGCCTTCTCTGACTCTGTGGTGGATCAGCCATCTtgtgctggagcagcagcatcacagagagggagaggaagaagctggactaAGTCATCAGGAcgtccagctctgtcctgggctggtCTCTGCACTCAGTGCATGAGGTAGGTGACccccatgctggaccatgagtcccacccctGCATGACCCCTGTCTggtctggagagcagcttcagggacAGACTGATCCGTCCTCTCTGTGTGAAGGAGAGACACTGCAGgtctttcctcctgctgctgtcaggctttACACTGAACACGtgaaactgtctttacatgtttattcacatgtttatgtacatgtttatatcctgTACATATTCAACTTGCAGACCAGATACTGGACATATTATTacttatgagtgtgtgtgtgtgtgtgttcttttttacctgtgtgcttctgcttactgcacctgtactgttcattaaaataagCTCATTAAGGTTTGTATTTTAtgcagctgttttattaatCTGTGCAAAGTGTGTGTAAGACAGTCATTCACGGAGTATAAATTAGTTTCTCTGTAACA
Protein-coding sequences here:
- the arhgap46a gene encoding rho GTPase-activating protein 39 isoform X4 — encoded protein: MLSSSWRWRRDASQRWQPTPGSRAAMLVKVNSMSRNQPNPALQQHLQHSAHSKANTFTMHPSCNKAQGGHLSSNQGYKTAPSGKIAGDTLQAQHMRKASNGSFCLVTSDSSHPSPLLHRSQTSTPRPVSPQYGCTAPIYDEPVSDCPIYDEPPTDMEVEGAHLYNGQPLSRLTPTHSLQKPRHLQHPGSSHSGSRHRRNPSASDYSPAGLECIKHMVNVDPKQGLQSSSPVPARAPSPTPRQESVMTQPQPHPQAQTHSLQPTRSQPRDREQGPQGPSSLDKKQNWRILEATVQRAMDARHSRQSSQDFPSSTPQAMANYQDSGYSTGPSPSLRRKSRRRVGAGGGAGGRPGSVGSSGELCALNERLMAEMREVVSRSNTMREVRAGLDPEMGERIVVPRTRSPADSLRWFGGGGGAAAGRCPSREDITGASRSLKGTGNYGNPALTPLEMPGRQKRTYEKVDTLEMSINSQASLSSPETPGPPSQTGTLELQAQLESRKKGMVDGRTASLGPHRPANHDNREGGDGAGGRGGGSAYQLSYATLRQPPPPDMGMEDWASKHLNMHTQGLFRRRVSIANMLSWNRGSIKKPMLVTSNRAVRKEACEMFKLVQAYMGDRPSRLDRRHCALLIVTKCWDMPGLRDELYVQLVRQTTGNASPRSLAAGWELMAVSLAFFAPSPKFRCYLEGYIQRHTETTSDKKCESQTELQVTQFILEQQELKLKKNSKSRKKRKQNTEEEEGLPISTYAKFCHRKLLKVAITGGKKGLRKPTLEEIDHSRRAIITPSLFGSSLEEVMERQSELFPDRKLPWVQVQLSQYVLALGGAQTEGIFRVPGDIDEVNALKLQVDQWRIPENLSDPNVPASLMKLWYRELEEPLIPMNFYKQCVCNCDDPVAAIAVVQSLPELNRLVLCYFIHFLQVFAQPSNVAITKMDVNNLAMVMAPNCLRCQSDDPRIIFENTRKEMSFLRMLIVHLDTSFIEGVV